Within the Balaenoptera acutorostrata chromosome 10, mBalAcu1.1, whole genome shotgun sequence genome, the region tgccaatgcaggggacacgggttcgagccgtggtccgcgaagatcccacatgcagcggagcaaccaagcctgggctccacaactactgagccagcgtgccacaactactgaagcccgtgtgcctagagcccatgctccgcaacaagagaaggcactgcagtgagaagcccatgcaacgcaacgaagacccaacgcagccaaaaataataaataaatagaataaataaattaaaaaaaaaaacttattcatTCCAAAGGGAAAAGTAACTTTAAAGTGGAGAaacctagtggcgcagtggttgagaatctgcctgctaatgcaggggacacgggttcgagccctggtctgggaagatcccacatgccaaggagcaactgggcccgtgagccacaactactgagcctgtgcatctggagcttgtgctccgcaacaagagaggccgcgatagtgagaggcccgcgcactgcggtgaagagtggcccccgcttgccgcaactagagaaagcccttgcacagaaacgaagacccaacacagccaaaaataaataaataaataaataaataataaaaataaaggaattcctttaaaaaaaaaaaaaaaaagtggagaaacCTAGAAGTCTCCATCCTAACCAGTCAATCAGAGTTACCATCACCTGTCATGGGACAAACTGCCATCATGGGCCTCCTGATGTGATGCACTGGGAAGAACACAGTCTCCCAGCAGAGCAGGATCCAAACCCAGGGCTGGTGGCTCTGGGTCCCTTCTGCTGTGCCCTGCTGGCTCCTAGGTTCTCACTCTCTCTGAGAACACAGCTGTGGGGACCCGGcaagacctgagttcaaatctcctctctgagccttactttcctcatctgtaaaatggggccagtgCTCAGGCTACACAGGGGGCTGAAGATGAACCGTGATGAGGTAAAAGGCCTAGCATGGTACCTGATCTACAGCAAGAGCTCAAAAACATATAACAACAAACCCAAACACCCAGATGGAGGCCTTGGGGGGGTGCCAGCCATGGGCAGCTCAGGCAAGATGGAGAAAATCAGGGCTGGAGGCAGCGTGTGCCCGCTGGGCCAGGACGTGGGATGAAGTAGCTGCTGACAATATTGCTGCAGCTTCCGGACATGTTCTCCAATCCAGAGTGCTGGCCCctcttccctggcggtccagtggttaagactctgcactcccagtgcaggggacaggggttcgatccctgatcggggaactaagatcccacatgctgcacggtgcggccaaaaattttaaaaaaaaacaaacaaacccagagtGCTGGCCCCTTGGTCGCATACAACAGTGCCCCAGCAGGTGGGGATCAGCACCCCCATTTTATAGCCAAGGACGAGGTGGCCTGTCCATGCTCACACAGTccaagcagcagagccaggatttgaaccaaggcTGCTGGACTCTAAAACCTCTCCACACTCCACCAGGCTGCCCTGCCTGGATGAGGAGGACCAGACTCTGGTGTGGTCCAGGTGAAGGTCCACAGGCAAGGCTGTTTGGGCTCCTCAGGCCAGAAGGCCCCTCAGACCAGGGATGAGCCGGGGAGctgctctccccagcccctgtgcAGCTCTACCCAGCTAGGTGCCCGCCAAAGCCAATGCAAGGGAGAGGCTGTGGTTTTCTACCTCTAAGAGCCTGTGTTCATGGAGTGCTTTCCCCTCAGTCACACAGGGGGGTCTCCAAAACAACCTGAGAACACGCAGATAAGGATTTCTCagtcccgttttacagatgaggaaactgaggctcagaggtgagaAGGGGCATGCTGGGCCCACCCAGCGATTCCGGGGCAGTGCAGGGATTTGAGCCCCGCTGCCCATCATGGGTGAGGCAGCCTCCCAGGTCTCCAACTCCCCTTGGCTAACACGTAAGAAAAATCAGctcaaacccacacacctgtggtcaccttatctttgacaaaggaggcaagaatatacaatggagaaaagacagtctcttcaataagtggtgctgggaaaactggacagctacatgtaaaagaatgaaattagaacattctctaacaccatacacaaaaataaactcaaaatggactaaaggcctaaatgtaaggcctataaaactctcagaggaaaacataggcagaacactctatgacataaatcacatcaagatcttttttgatccacctcctagagtaatgaaaataaaaacgaaaataaacaaatggaatctaattaaacttaaaggcttttgcacagcaaggaaaccataaacaaaagacaaccctcagaatgggagaaaatatctgcagatgaagcaaccaacaagggattaatccccaaaatatataagcagttcatgcagctcaatatcaaaataacaaacaacccaaccaaaaaatgggtggaagatcgaaatagacatttctccaaagacatacggatggccaaaaaacacatgaaaagatgctcaaatcacaaattattagagaaacgcaaatcaaaactacaatgaggtatcacaccacaccatggtcagaatggccatcatcaaaaaatctacaaacaataaatgctggagagggtgtagagaaaagggaaccctcccacactgttggtgggaatgtaaattggtgcagccactatggaaaacagtatggaggttctttaaaaagctaaaaacagaactaccatatgacccagcaatcccagtactgggcatatacccagagaaaaccgtaatttgtaaagatacatgcaccccaatgttcactgcagcactatttacaacagccaggacatggaagcaacctaaatgtgcacagacagaggagtggataaagaagatgtggtacatatatacaaaagaacaaaataatgccatttgcagcaatatggatggacctagagattgtcatactgagtgaagtaagtcagacacagaaagacaaatattatatgatatcgctcatacgtggaatctaattttaaaaaacaatacatgggcttccctggtggcacggtggttaagaatccgcctgccaatgcaggggacacgggttccagccctggtccaggaaggtcccacgtgccgcggagcaacgaagcccatgcgccccaactactgagcctgcgctctagagcccgggcgccacaactactgagtccacgtgccacaactactgaagcccacacacttagagcccgtgctccacaacaagagaagccaccacaatgagaagcccgcgcaccgcaaagaagagtagcccccgctcgccgcaactagagaaagcctgtgcgcagccacagagacccgacgcagccaaaagtaaacaaataaataaatttataaaaaacaaaacaatacaaatgaacttatctacaaaacaggaacagacttacagatatcgaaagcaaacgtatggttaccaaggggctggtggggagggataaattgggagattgggatggacgtATACccactcctatatataaaatagataactaataagaacctgccatagagcacaggaaactctactcaatactctgtaatggcctatacaggaaagaatctttaaaaaaaagagtgggtataggtatacgtataactgattcactttgctgtgcacctgaaactaacacagcattgtaaatcaactatactccaataaaaatttaaaaaaaaaaaaaaaaaagaaaagaaaaagaaaaatcagcccAAGCCCAAGAACAGGGTGGAGGTGACCAAAGGGGGCAGAGGGGCGGGGGCACTCACCAACGAAGGTCTTCAGGATGGGGTCGATGGGGTGGGGCTGGTCCGAGACGAGGAACTTGACTGCTGTGATGACAGAGCAGCGGGTGTGCGGCCGACCTGCAGGACGGGAGGGGGCGCTTGGGGCGGGCGCGGCGGGTCCCGGGCACCCACAGGCCAGAGGGCGCTGAGGCTCCCCTCGCCTCCGTGGGAGACAGAACCACATCCCCTCCCCACGCGAGACGCCCCGCCCATCTCTGGGCAAGCTGATGCTACCACTTTCCTTGGCAGCCCAGAATCTCCCCTGAATTCTTCCTACTTCGGCTGAGAGGGTAAAACTGCCAGTTCTCAGGCAGCCATGCCAAGGGCAGGAACGGAGAACGAGAACCCAAGACAGGGCTCAACTCGAAGAAAGATCTCTCTGCCCAGGCCTTGGGGCTGTGTTGTATTTTTCAGACACATTATCTCAATTAATACTcaggattaattaattaatcctaGTCATtggttgataataataataaatcatataatatttgtaacaataattaataaacattcttcttaatctccattttacacgTGAGGCGAGACCGGAAAGGTTAAATTCacgtctaaggtcacacagcaggtccaGAATTCACCGGCTGCTTCTGAGCCCTCTCTGTGggcttctccaaggagggagcagtTGTGCTTCAAGCAGGCTGAACTCACTTAAGTTTGCTTTTCTGCTTGCTTTCTGAGTAGAGAAGCTGCAGAAAGGGAAGGGAGTACACTTCCCATTAGGGTGAAGGAGATTAATCGGCAGCTTCCACCCCTCCGGCACACAGCACTGAAAGGGTTAAGGCTGTCTCCATCCAAGACTTCAGTTCAAGACTTAGCAGAAAGTTTACAATTTGATGCTAGGGTATGAGTGAGTGAGTTACTGACTTCAGACTtgtagtttttttcctctttctctttccatccTGACTGGGTCCTAAGAAGATTCAGGGTGGCTGATGAAGATAATACACATAGAATAGGATTAATtgaattaagaaaaatgaggccAAGGACAAAGTGAGATGGAAACCAGAGTGAGGGGCACGCAGCGAGAGGCAACTAGAAAGTCCTATGAACTTGCTAGAAGCAGGCCGCTGATTCGGCTCTAAGCATCCCAGCAGCCGGCAGTTAAATAGGAAATGTGACTGGTTAGCTGGTTCAACAGTGGGCACGAGGTCTAAACAAATCTGAGCTTAGAAAAGGCAGGGCTGGCCCTCATCCCAAGACTCTTGCCTCCCAAGGTTCCTTGTGAAGAGCCCTGTGCAGTGTAACAGGTGACGTCCTCAACGTGGTTGTCCTGTCCACACAGTGGTGAGGGCCCAGAGCTGCTGCTTGTATACCAGCAACCCAGGAAGGGCTTAACCGGAGTCACTGACACAGCAACGATAGTGGATACCAGCAGTACTAATCAGGTACCACCCGCTATACCAAGCACTTTGGCTGCATTATGTCAACTAACACAGCACTGACCCTCTGGGGACCAGGTGACCAGCTCAAGGCCTGGAGGCCTTTCGCCCTCAGGGGCTTCCACTTGCCTAAGAGCCCACAGTCCACCTGTCCGCTTTCCTCCCTCCTGAGCTGCAGAACATCCTGACGCGCCCTAACCCCGGAACGTAAGACCTGCCTTCCTCACCCCTTCCCTGGCCCTCTCCACAGCCCGGGGCCCGGCATCCAATCCTAGCCCACGTTTCCATTTGCTCCTGCCTCATGCTAGCCCGAGACAGCTGCGTCCTGCAGGCTGCTGTTTCTGGCCCCTCAGAGAACTGCCTTTACTAACTCTCACCTGGACCACAAGGCTGCTGTCCGCAAGGGGCACCGTGAAAAGTTTATGTGTCGGAGGGACACATCAAGGATTCTGTCCCCTCCATCCCAGAGGGTCCCACAGGAAGAGGCCTTTAAGTCTCAGGAAACACTGTTTTTAACGGCTCCTCTGCCTTGAATCTTGTCAACACTGTGACTCTCAGACCCGATGACCAGAACAAGTTCGCCCTATGTGGACCTCCGCCCACCTCCGATCTGGGCTGCCTGTGCCCATCCCTGTGCCCGTACCTGCAGCAAGCTGCTTCCGGAACCGGGGCAGGAGAAATGGAGGGTTCACGAGGACCAGCTTCCCGAGGCACTCGGCCACCACCCCCCGGGTGCCCTCCTCGGTGCCCTCGCAGCGCTGGAACAGCAGGGCCCAGATGTCCTCGGTGTAGGGCTTCAGGCTGTCGGGCTGGGCGGCCCCCAGGGCCTCCCGGAGAGAGTGCAGCAGCAGGTACCGCCGCCGGGGCTCGGCCTCCATCTGCCCCAGCAGGAAGGGCAGGAAGTCAGGCAGGTTCCCCGCGCCCACGCGGCCCAGCGCGTAGGAGGCAGCCGCCCTCACGTCCTCGCTGGGCGAGCCCAAGGCTTCCAGGAGCACCGCCTTCAGCTCCCGCTGGGGGCCCGGCCCGGCCACCTGGCCCACTTCGGCCAGCGACAGGAACGCCAGCACCTTGACCCCTGGGCTCGAGCTGGGCGACCTGGCATCGCAGACCAGGCGGTTGGCTGTGCCCGCCACCTCCTGGGGACAGGCCACTGCGAGGGCCGCCACGCACCGAGCCAGCGAGTGGAACACCTGCTTGTGCAGGCCGGGCCCGCCGTCCGCCACCTGCTCGTAAACGGGCGCCGTGAGCAGGCTGACGAGCTCGGTGTAGTCCACGCACGGCGGCCGGGTCCCCACCAGGGCCTGTAGGAAGCCTTCGGCGGCCGCTAGCACACCGGCCGGCAGGAGGGGCGAGCGCAGCAAACGCAGCAGCTCTGCAAGCACAGGGCCGCTGACCTCGGCCAACAAGGCTGGCTGGGCGCGGGTCACGGTGGCGAGGAAGTTCACAGCCAGCTGGGCCACGTGCATGTCGTTCTCACTGACAAGGGAGGGCAGCTCGGCCAGCACGGCCCGCATGGCGGATGGCGGGAGGCTGAGGCCCTGACTCTGGGCCAGGGCGGCCAGGGCGGCCAGTGTGGCCAGCCGCAGAGCCCGCTGGTTCTTCCGCAGGAACGAGGCCAGAATGGGCAGTGCCTCGGCTAGGATGGGCTGCAGGTCGATCCGCAGCGGGGACACGGCCACCAGTGTGAGCGCCTTGACGGCAGAGAGCCGGGTGATCTCATTCCGCAGGCGGTCCAGGAGGAGCAAGAGCGATGGCTCCAGGTTATCCCCGAGCCGGTCACCCAGGTGGCCCACGAGGTGGCCCATGCAGGAGATGGCCCGCTCCTTCACCTCCTGGTCCAGGTCGGTGGCACGAAGCCGTGCCAGGGTGGCCGCGGACATCTCTCCAATGTAGGGCTCGGGGTCCAGCGTCCGAGGCCCGTCCAGCGGCCACAGGGCCCTCACCAGCTCCTGGAGCACCAGCAGGGCCTCGGCTGCGATCTTGTAGAAAGGGTCAGCCACGCAGGCCATCACAGGTGGCAGGAGAGTGGGCAGGTGCGGGTGGAAGGCCTCAGCCGGCTCTGTGCCCAGCAGCCCCTGCAGGAAAGCCAGGGCATCCATCCGGATGGTGGAGGAGCTGGAGCGGTCCGCCAGCGAGAAGACGATGCctgggttgggggcgggggggggggggaaggcggGCCAAGGTTACCAGGCCACAGACCCTGACCCAACTCAGCCCTCCCTGGATGCAGGGGTGGAGTACCCTCAGGCATCTGAGCTGGACCCAGGCACCTGGGCTCTCATGCAGCAGATTCTATGAGGTCAGGGCTTGGCCGTGGCCGGAGCCAGGGCTGAGGACACAGGCCAGGAAACCTATTTAAAAACAGGACATCGGGCCTGCACCCCATACCTGTTCTCACTGCTGGCAGTGGGGAGCCACTGTAGGCTGCTGAACAGCGGCACTCTCAGGgattgggggctgggggctgggctcaGGGAGAAGCCCAGAACAGCAGACACTGGGTTCCAGTTCATCCTACCTGCTACCAGCACGGGCATGTGCTCTGCCAGGCTGCCCGGGAGGACGCCTGCCAGCTCGGTGAGGAGGCTGAAGCAACCCTGGCGGGCCCTGACACTCCGATCTTTAAGCTGCCTCTGCAGGGCCTTAATCACAAGAGGCACCTGTGGATGGAGGGGGGAGGTCAGTGACCACCCAGGAACCTCCACACCCCACCCACTACTGGGGGACTCTGCCCGGGCACCTGCCCATGGAGGACCCCCAGCGTGGAGAGGATCATTCCACCCCAAGCTTCCCATCACTTGCTCTGTACCAGGCACCTGATTCCACACTCGCCTTCTGAGGTGGGTACTAGTCCTGTGCCCAGCTGACAGatgggaaacaggcacagagttgaagtaacttgctcaaggtcaccggGCAGCGTGGCTCTCACTCCTACACTTGGTGAGGGTGAAGCGCCGgggtccccttccctcccccagctagATCCCCTCCCCAGTGAGCTCATCCACTTCCGAGTTGAGGATTCCCCTGAAGCAATGACTCCTAGATCTACATCTCTGACATGAGACTTGTGTGCCAACTGCCCGCCAGACATCTCTACTCTGGCATCCAACGAGGGCTTCGAACATTAATGTCCAGAACAGAACTCTAGACATGCCCCCGCTCCACCCTCCACCATCTCAGGGACTGCACTATTTTTAGCCAGAGCCCGGAACTCACATGACACCTCCCTGCCCCTTGCCTTTCACATCCATCTGCAAAACCCAAAACTATCTCTCAAGTCCGACCACctgtccccccgccccctgcccaagGCACCAAGCCCTTTCACCTGCACAGCTGCAGCGGCCTCCAGCCCATTACAATCCATTCCCCACATAGCAGCCAGAGTGAGCTTTTTCAAATATGAGTGGGGATCCCATAATTCCCCTCCCGTGGCTTCTACCCTCTTAGAATAAAACTGAACCCCTTCCTGTGGCCTGGAACCCTACTTGTGCTGTGGGCTATCTGCCCGAGACTGTGTGGTCCAGGGCCAGGGACTTCATCCGTCTTGCTCCCTGTTGTGCCCCGCCACTTCATGCACAGGGccgggcacacagcaggtgctcggTACGCACAATCCGGTGGGTGGagagacgggggggggggggggggcggtgggagggtggggagacgGAGGAGGGAAGGGTTGTGAGCAGGAAGGAGGGGCAGGCAGGCACACCTGTCCTCGCAGCATCTGGAGGTTGCTTCCCGACGGGGTGGGCTCCTCCATGGCCTCCAGCCATCCCTTCGGGGGCCGCGTCTGCCGCAGCAGCACGATGTAAGCCCCGAACACGTCGGCCTTGACGTTCTCCTCGCGTTCCCGGAAGCGGCGGATGAGCACGGGCGCCAGGGTGCAGTGGAAGCTGGGCAGCAGGTCGGGCCGAGAGCTGATCAGGGCCGCCAGGCACTTGGCCGCTGCCCGGCGCACCTTCCAGCTCATGTCGTCGTCGTCGCTGTACTCGTCCTCGCTCTCTGGGGCGGGAACCAGACACCCATGGAGCCCTGCGCACCACCCGGGGCGGTCTCCCAGGACGGAGGGGAGAGAAGTGAGGGGGCAGTGAGGGGGGCTCCGCCGGGGCCTCACCTTTCCATGGTCACTACCGGTTAATGAACACCTGCTGTGTGCTAGGCGTGGCGTCAAGCAGGGGGGAACCAGCTGGAGTTACACCAGGGTCCTCCCGCTGCCTCCAGACTCTTGGTTGTTTTGACTGCACCAGGGAAAAACTGACTCCCAAGCTTCCAGTGAGGATTTAGGGAATCCATTTGGGGCACAAGACCCATCCTTGGGTTTCAGGACTGGCTGCGTGATGTTTCATTTACTGGGATTTCAGAAGGGAAAGGTGATAGCTCCCCTGCCCCAGACAGGGTCCTGATTCCGGCATCCAAGCAGGACTAACAATAAGGAAAAGCTGTGTTTGTGTGGCTCTCCACTCTCCAAGCTCCCCCAAGAGGTCAGAGCTCAAGCCTTCACCATGCCTCAGGAATGAAGGTGTCTTGAGCCCCCTTTTATAGATGATACAtataaggctcagagaggatgaGGACTCTCCTGAGGACACACAGCTAGAAACGGCAGAGATGAATGAGGCCCACAAAGCCAACTCATACACCTGGGGAGACACACATGAGGCTCAGAGGGGGACGGTCCTCCCTAGGGACACCCCCAGGCACAGGCTCAAAGGCCAGCATGTTCCTACCCACACTGCTCTGCAGAGAACTCAGACTCTCAGAGCACTGCATCTGGACAAGCCATAGTGGGCCAGGTGGATGGTTCCCCAGATGTGCCTTGTCAGCGTAGCAGATGTGTCCCCTCTGATGGACCCTTGCTTGTTATTTCCACCCTATGTCACCCATGAAGAAACATCCAGAGCTCCCTGTTACTAACAAGAAAATGTCCAATCTCCTTGGCCGGGCATTTGAGCCCAAAATGCCTGTCCAATCTCATCTCCTACCACCGCATCTCACTCTGAGTACCCAACAGGACCTAAGGCCCTCACCTCCATCAATGCCTCCAGGGCCCAGGGCCTTCCCTCTGAGTGACAGACAGGCCCACAGGCACAGAAGGAAAGAAGCCCTTGAGTCCATCCCCCATCCAGGTATCTCTCCCTGTCAGTGCCAATCATTCCACCACTAGAGCTTCACTCTGCTGGGTTAAAGCAATGGCTGTGGGAAACCATAACCAAAAGGGTACAGAGATGGCAGCATGAGGTGGGCGAGTCTGGCAAACATGGCTCCAAGGCCCAGCTacgccacttcctagctgtgttaTCTCAGGCAAATCTCTTCTCATAAGTCTCCGTCTCCTTGTCTGAAATATGGGGATGATAATAAATACCTGGTTTCCTAGGGTCATTATAAGGAACATGAAATATGAGAGtacttaggggacttccctgctggtccagtggttaagaatccaccttccaaagcaggggacgtggactcgatccctggtcggggaactaagatcccacatgccgtggggcaactaagcccgcacgccacaactagagagaagcccgagcgccacaatgaaagatcccgcgtgtcgcaactaagacctgacacagccaaaaataaacaaataaatattaaaaaaaaaaaatagcacgtAGGACATcaggagatgctcaataaacatcagCAATTACTACTATCTTGTGATCTGTGCGATCAGAGAGTGTGGGCACCACAGAGGATCCAGATTTccaagggcagggctggagcCTGAGGAAGAGCTGGGATCAGGATGGGGGCACCAAATGTGGCCCCCGTCTTTGGCTGGGGGATCTGCGGGAAGGCTGCACCCATTTCCACCCAGCAGCCCAAGGACAAGCTGGCCACTCACCTTGTTCACTGAACTCGCTATCCTCCGTCTCCATCTGCTCCTCTTCCCCGTCACTGTCGTAGTTATAGTTGGGGTCGTGCTTTATGTACTGGAGGCAGAGGCTGGTCACGTTGGGCACGTGGGGGCCCATCTCCTTGGGGCACCTGTGGGGTGGGATAGGCGAGGCTCTGCTGGACCCAGGCAGGACAGGGTTGGGGATGGGGCCCAGTGGTGAGTCCTGAGACCTGACTGCTTTGAGGCCAGCATCCTGCCCCCACTCCATCCCCACCAACT harbors:
- the CAND2 gene encoding cullin-associated NEDD8-dissociated protein 2 isoform X1, yielding MSTAAFHISSLLEKMTSSDKDFRFMATSDLMSELQKDSIQLDEDSERKVVKMLLRLLEDKNGEVQNLAVKCLGPLVGKVKEYQVETIVDALCANMRSDKEQLRDIAGIGLKTVLSELPPAATGSGLATSVCRKITGQLTSAIAQQEDVAVQLEALDILSDMLSRLGAPLGAFHASLLHCLLPQLSSPRLAVRKRAVGALGHLAAACSTDLFVELADHLLDRLPGPRAPASPAAIRTLIQCLGSVGRQAGHRLGTHLDRLVPLVEEFCNLDDDELRESCFQAFEAFLRKCPKEMGPHVPNVTSLCLQYIKHDPNYNYDSDGEEEQMETEDSEFSEQGLHGCLVPAPESEDEYSDDDDMSWKVRRAAAKCLAALISSRPDLLPSFHCTLAPVLIRRFREREENVKADVFGAYIVLLRQTRPPKGWLEAMEEPTPSGSNLQMLRGQVPLVIKALQRQLKDRSVRARQGCFSLLTELAGVLPGSLAEHMPVLVAGIVFSLADRSSSSTIRMDALAFLQGLLGTEPAEAFHPHLPTLLPPVMACVADPFYKIAAEALLVLQELVRALWPLDGPRTLDPEPYIGEMSAATLARLRATDLDQEVKERAISCMGHLVGHLGDRLGDNLEPSLLLLLDRLRNEITRLSAVKALTLVAVSPLRIDLQPILAEALPILASFLRKNQRALRLATLAALAALAQSQGLSLPPSAMRAVLAELPSLVSENDMHVAQLAVNFLATVTRAQPALLAEVSGPVLAELLRLLRSPLLPAGVLAAAEGFLQALVGTRPPCVDYTELVSLLTAPVYEQVADGGPGLHKQVFHSLARCVAALAVACPQEVAGTANRLVCDARSPSSSPGVKVLAFLSLAEVGQVAGPGPQRELKAVLLEALGSPSEDVRAAASYALGRVGAGNLPDFLPFLLGQMEAEPRRRYLLLHSLREALGAAQPDSLKPYTEDIWALLFQRCEGTEEGTRGVVAECLGKLVLVNPPFLLPRFRKQLAAGRPHTRCSVITAVKFLVSDQPHPIDPILKTFVGEFMESLQDPDLNVRRATLAFFNSAVHNKPSLVRDLLDDILPLLYQETKIRRDLIREVEMGPFKHTVDDGLDVRKAAFECMYSLLESCLDQLDICEFLNHVEDGLKDHYDIRMLTFIMLARLATLCPVPVLQRVDRLIEPLRATCTAKVKAGSVKQEFEKQDELKRSAMRAVAALLTIPEVGKSPIMADFLSQVRSNPELAALFESIQKDSASAPSTDSMELS
- the CAND2 gene encoding cullin-associated NEDD8-dissociated protein 2 isoform X2, which translates into the protein MSTAAFHISSLLEKMTSSDKDFRFMATSDLMSELQKDSIQLDEDSERKVVKMLLRLLEDKNGEVQNLAVKCLGPLVGKVKEYQVETIVDALCANMRSDKEQLRDIAGIGLKTVLSELPPAATGSGLATSVCRKITGQLTSAIAQQEDVAVQLEALDILSDMLSRLGAPLGAFHASLLHCLLPQLSSPRLAVRKRAVGALGHLAAACSTDLFVELADHLLDRLPGPRAPASPAAIRTLIQCLGSVGRQAGHRLGTHLDRLVPLVEEFCNLDDDELRESCFQAFEAFLRKCPKEMGPHVPNVTSLCLQYIKHDPNYNYDSDGEEEQMETEDSEFSEQESEDEYSDDDDMSWKVRRAAAKCLAALISSRPDLLPSFHCTLAPVLIRRFREREENVKADVFGAYIVLLRQTRPPKGWLEAMEEPTPSGSNLQMLRGQVPLVIKALQRQLKDRSVRARQGCFSLLTELAGVLPGSLAEHMPVLVAGIVFSLADRSSSSTIRMDALAFLQGLLGTEPAEAFHPHLPTLLPPVMACVADPFYKIAAEALLVLQELVRALWPLDGPRTLDPEPYIGEMSAATLARLRATDLDQEVKERAISCMGHLVGHLGDRLGDNLEPSLLLLLDRLRNEITRLSAVKALTLVAVSPLRIDLQPILAEALPILASFLRKNQRALRLATLAALAALAQSQGLSLPPSAMRAVLAELPSLVSENDMHVAQLAVNFLATVTRAQPALLAEVSGPVLAELLRLLRSPLLPAGVLAAAEGFLQALVGTRPPCVDYTELVSLLTAPVYEQVADGGPGLHKQVFHSLARCVAALAVACPQEVAGTANRLVCDARSPSSSPGVKVLAFLSLAEVGQVAGPGPQRELKAVLLEALGSPSEDVRAAASYALGRVGAGNLPDFLPFLLGQMEAEPRRRYLLLHSLREALGAAQPDSLKPYTEDIWALLFQRCEGTEEGTRGVVAECLGKLVLVNPPFLLPRFRKQLAAGRPHTRCSVITAVKFLVSDQPHPIDPILKTFVGEFMESLQDPDLNVRRATLAFFNSAVHNKPSLVRDLLDDILPLLYQETKIRRDLIREVEMGPFKHTVDDGLDVRKAAFECMYSLLESCLDQLDICEFLNHVEDGLKDHYDIRMLTFIMLARLATLCPVPVLQRVDRLIEPLRATCTAKVKAGSVKQEFEKQDELKRSAMRAVAALLTIPEVGKSPIMADFLSQVRSNPELAALFESIQKDSASAPSTDSMELS